One part of the Glycine soja cultivar W05 chromosome 11, ASM419377v2, whole genome shotgun sequence genome encodes these proteins:
- the LOC114376862 gene encoding uncharacterized protein LOC114376862 has protein sequence MSKPLRGTQIRHCKHELIEEEEVVVKATTKHEVGVEIQDRMLERLLNSKNLKNMTQNNLNRPMAPTQNQSKGRQDPKANLAKGEDVDVEDNTLLLMMTTNTEAGNDDTSYLNSGCSNHVTGHKEWLVNFDMKKRSKVKFADNRVIEAKGTGGVLIQRKDGGQALIIEVLYVPTMKNNLLSISQLLQKGFSMNLHDGTMEIFDRMQKKILKAKISENRTFQVKL, from the exons ATGAGCAAACCACTGAGAGGCACACAAATTAGGCATTGCAAGCACGAACTTATAGAAGAGGAGGAAGTAGTGGTAAAAGCTACAACAAAACATGAGGTAGGGGTAGAGATCCAAGATCGAATGCTGGAAAGGCTCCTCAATAGCAAGAACCTGAAAAACATGACTCAGAACAACCTGAATCGTCCAATG GCACCAACTCAGAATCAATCTAAGGGGAGACAAGATCCAAAAGCAAACTTGGCAAAAGGTGAAGATGTTGATGTAGAAGACAACACCTTGTTattgatgatgacaacaaatACAGAGGCTGGAAACGATGATACTTCGTATCTTAACTCAggatgctccaaccatgtgacTGGACATAAAGAGTGGCTGGTAAATTTTGATATGAAGAAGAGAAGCAAGGTCAAATTCGCAGACAATAGAGTCATTGAAGCAAAAGGAACTGGTGGCGTGCTTATCCAAAGGAAAGATGGAGGCCAGGCCTTGATAATAGAAGTTTTGTATGTTCCCACAATGAAGAACAATTTGTTAAGCATTAGTCAGTTACTGCAGAAAGGATTCAGCATGAACCTCCATGATGGCACAATGGAGATCTTTGacagaatgcagaagaaaatATTGAAGGCCAAAATCTCAGAGAACAGGACCTTCCAAGtgaagttatga